One Microbacterium esteraromaticum genomic window carries:
- a CDS encoding Re/Si-specific NAD(P)(+) transhydrogenase subunit alpha, with product MTQIGIVQEQPDEARVAATPATVQTLMKLGHEVVVEQGAGARSSYPDEEYTRAGARIVPPDEAWASEVVLKVNPPTDAEIARLADGATLIGLLAPALRPELVESLAQRGITALALDAVPRISRAQSMDVLSSMANIAGYRAVVEAAHEFGRFFTGQVTAAGKVPPAKVLVAGAGVAGLAAIGAASSLGAIVRATDPRPEVADQVTSIGGTYLAVDVQVEKSTDGYAKATSADYDRRAAEIYTEQAADVDIVITTALIPGRAAPRLITASDVALMKPGSVIVDMAAAQGGNVEGSVAGERIVTDNGVIILGYTDLASRLATQASQLYGTNVANLVALLTPNKDGALTIDFDDVVQRSVTVVRDGEVTWPPPPVQVAAAPAASAPKAEPAPIPEKKSMSAAKKAGLIVAGIAALFLVNAFAPAPLPQHFTVLMLSVVIGFYVIGKVHHALHTPLMSVTNAISGVIIVGAMLQITDANPLVQAIAAVAVLLASINIFGGFAVTRRMLSMFTLGGPRASAKGGSK from the coding sequence ATGACGCAGATCGGAATCGTGCAGGAGCAGCCGGACGAGGCGCGGGTCGCCGCGACTCCGGCGACCGTGCAGACGTTGATGAAGCTCGGCCACGAGGTGGTCGTCGAACAGGGAGCCGGAGCGCGCTCGTCATACCCCGACGAGGAGTACACGCGCGCGGGCGCGCGCATCGTGCCGCCCGACGAGGCGTGGGCGAGCGAGGTGGTGCTGAAGGTGAACCCGCCCACGGATGCCGAGATCGCCCGCCTCGCCGACGGTGCGACCCTCATCGGTCTGCTCGCGCCCGCCCTGCGGCCTGAGCTCGTCGAATCGCTGGCGCAGAGGGGCATCACCGCCCTCGCGCTGGACGCCGTGCCGCGCATCTCCCGCGCGCAGTCGATGGATGTGCTCAGCTCTATGGCGAACATCGCCGGCTACCGTGCCGTCGTTGAGGCAGCGCACGAGTTCGGCCGGTTCTTCACAGGTCAGGTCACCGCTGCGGGCAAGGTGCCCCCGGCGAAGGTGCTGGTCGCCGGGGCGGGCGTCGCCGGCCTCGCCGCGATCGGCGCCGCGTCGAGTCTCGGTGCCATCGTGCGCGCGACCGACCCGCGTCCCGAGGTCGCCGACCAGGTCACCTCGATCGGCGGCACCTATCTCGCCGTCGACGTGCAGGTCGAGAAGTCGACCGACGGCTACGCCAAGGCGACCAGCGCCGACTACGACCGGCGTGCCGCCGAGATCTACACCGAGCAGGCGGCCGATGTCGACATCGTCATCACCACCGCACTGATCCCGGGACGCGCAGCGCCCCGGCTGATCACCGCATCCGATGTCGCTCTCATGAAGCCGGGCAGCGTGATCGTCGACATGGCGGCGGCGCAGGGCGGCAACGTCGAGGGCTCTGTCGCAGGCGAGCGGATCGTGACGGACAACGGCGTGATCATCCTCGGATACACCGACCTCGCGTCGCGGCTGGCGACACAGGCATCCCAGCTCTACGGCACCAACGTCGCCAACCTCGTCGCTCTCCTCACGCCGAACAAGGACGGCGCCCTGACGATCGACTTCGATGATGTCGTGCAGCGCTCGGTCACCGTCGTGCGCGACGGCGAGGTCACCTGGCCGCCGCCGCCGGTTCAGGTGGCTGCCGCCCCGGCGGCATCCGCCCCGAAGGCCGAGCCCGCGCCGATCCCCGAGAAGAAGTCGATGTCGGCGGCGAAGAAGGCCGGTCTCATCGTCGCAGGCATCGCCGCGCTGTTCCTCGTGAACGCGTTCGCTCCCGCTCCGCTGCCGCAGCACTTCACGGTGCTGATGCTCTCGGTCGTCATCGGCTTCTACGTGATCGGCAAGGTGCACCACGCGCTGCACACGCCGCTCATGTCGGTCACGAACGCCATCTCGGGCGTGATCATCGTCGGAGCCATGCTGCAGATCACCGACGCGAACCCCCTCGTGCAGGCGATCGCCGCCGTCGCCGTGCTGCTCGCCAGCATCAACATCTTCGGAGGCTTCGCGGTGACCAGACGAATGCTCAGCATGTTCACGCTCGGCGGGCCCCGCGCATCGGCGAAGGGCGGCAGCAAGTGA
- a CDS encoding cytochrome b/b6 domain-containing protein, with product MAASIRRGLPRVKGGEPWPPATEIEASAPVGEAAPLEAPAVTPTEASTARELAESTASSRAQAVQSPTSRALDESARTGSPDAGGRAVVSLRRGLPRVAGGEPWPPADAASVASAPAVAANAAAPAPVASSARELAESTASSREQGAQSATSRAVDAQAAQAPAAAQAAAADAGAAARRGLPRVPGGEPWPPAGTTRAVATQPDVAAQPTVAVQPDVAAAEQIGAPVAASTAQESAAVATRSDVSTPLPYPRTVWQGRAPRHAAEPLPEPSPLRPTWPQAIGGLLGLASLGLLAVAAVFLVRTFLSLPFMQDFLVTYPGEYHPAVEVEPGFAPWANWAHFFNMFLMVLIIRSGLRVRSEKRPTVFWAPRGDSKGKISLTLWFHQALDLLWIINGVIFVVLLFTTGHWARIVPTSWEVFPNALSAGLQYVSFDWPTDNGWVNYNSLQQLAYFVTVFIAAPLAIATGFRMSGLWPKKAEKLSKTYPVEWARALHFPVMLYFVAFIIVHVALVFLTGMLRNLNHMFASQGSVDGVAYAADWTGFWVFVLAIAVIAGGWFAARPLVLAPIAKLFGQVSGR from the coding sequence ATGGCCGCATCGATCCGTCGCGGCCTCCCGCGGGTGAAGGGCGGGGAGCCCTGGCCTCCCGCCACCGAGATCGAGGCATCCGCCCCCGTCGGCGAGGCGGCGCCTCTCGAGGCCCCCGCGGTGACGCCCACCGAGGCGTCGACAGCACGGGAACTCGCCGAGAGCACGGCTTCTTCGCGTGCACAGGCGGTGCAGTCGCCGACGTCCCGTGCTCTCGACGAGAGTGCGAGGACGGGGAGTCCGGATGCTGGAGGGCGTGCGGTCGTGAGCCTGCGGCGCGGGCTGCCACGAGTGGCGGGCGGAGAGCCCTGGCCTCCTGCGGACGCCGCATCTGTGGCATCCGCCCCCGCCGTCGCCGCGAACGCGGCCGCACCCGCCCCCGTGGCGTCGAGTGCACGGGAACTCGCCGAGAGTACGGCTTCTTCGCGTGAACAGGGCGCGCAGTCGGCGACGTCCCGTGCTGTCGACGCTCAGGCGGCGCAGGCACCGGCAGCAGCGCAGGCAGCAGCAGCGGATGCGGGAGCCGCTGCGCGCCGTGGGCTTCCGCGCGTGCCGGGCGGGGAGCCGTGGCCTCCGGCCGGCACCACCCGTGCGGTCGCCACGCAGCCCGATGTCGCCGCGCAGCCGACGGTCGCCGTGCAGCCCGATGTCGCGGCCGCCGAGCAGATCGGGGCCCCGGTGGCCGCATCGACCGCGCAGGAGTCGGCGGCAGTCGCGACGAGGTCCGATGTCTCGACGCCCCTGCCCTACCCGCGCACCGTCTGGCAGGGCCGGGCTCCACGGCACGCAGCCGAGCCGCTGCCCGAGCCCTCACCGCTGCGCCCGACCTGGCCGCAGGCCATCGGAGGGCTGCTGGGGTTGGCATCCCTCGGGCTGCTGGCGGTCGCCGCCGTCTTCCTCGTCCGCACCTTCCTGAGCCTGCCCTTCATGCAGGACTTCCTCGTGACCTACCCGGGCGAGTACCACCCGGCCGTCGAGGTCGAACCCGGATTCGCTCCGTGGGCGAACTGGGCGCACTTCTTCAACATGTTCCTGATGGTGCTGATCATCCGCTCGGGTCTGCGCGTGCGCAGCGAGAAGCGGCCCACCGTGTTCTGGGCTCCGCGCGGCGACAGCAAGGGCAAGATCAGCCTCACGCTGTGGTTCCACCAGGCGCTCGACCTGCTGTGGATCATCAACGGCGTCATCTTCGTTGTGCTGCTGTTCACCACCGGCCACTGGGCGCGCATCGTGCCCACCAGCTGGGAGGTCTTCCCGAACGCGCTGTCGGCGGGTCTGCAGTACGTCTCGTTCGACTGGCCCACCGACAACGGGTGGGTGAACTACAACAGCCTGCAGCAGCTGGCCTACTTCGTCACCGTGTTCATCGCCGCGCCCCTCGCCATCGCCACCGGGTTCCGGATGTCGGGGCTGTGGCCCAAGAAGGCCGAGAAGCTGTCGAAAACGTACCCCGTCGAGTGGGCACGTGCGCTGCATTTCCCGGTGATGCTGTACTTCGTCGCGTTCATCATCGTGCACGTCGCGCTCGTGTTCCTCACCGGGATGCTGCGAAACCTCAACCACATGTTCGCCTCGCAGGGCTCGGTCGACGGCGTCGCGTACGCCGCCGACTGGACCGGCTTCTGGGTCTTCGTGCTCGCGATCGCGGTGATCGCGGGTGGCTGGTTCGCTGCCCGTCCGCTCGTGCTCGCGCCGATCGCCAAGCTGTTCGGGCAGGTGTCCGGCCGCTGA
- a CDS encoding electron transfer flavoprotein subunit alpha/FixB family protein, whose protein sequence is MAYPEKSILVLVDVDPSGGAASSTAALIGAASTVGAPVALIVGGTQAATDAAAAAGAQVILTATGDASSLTVPVVDALQAAFRQVQPDAVLVSNSIAGRDVAGRLAVRERLALSVDAIGVSRDEEGVTAQHSVYGGSYLTDSAPTFGAPVITVRQGAVDARAEAVASPAVEELSVTASGAAVATVGEVAEEEKTSSRPELRGATRVVSGGRGLGSKEKFVLVEQLADALGAAVGASRAAVDAGYIPYAHQVGQTGVSVSPQLYIALGISGAIQHRAGMQTAKTIVAINKDGEAPIFDVADFGIVGDVFTVVPQLIEALEARKK, encoded by the coding sequence ATGGCGTACCCCGAGAAGTCGATCCTCGTCCTCGTGGACGTCGACCCGTCCGGCGGCGCGGCCAGCAGCACCGCCGCGCTGATCGGCGCGGCCTCGACGGTCGGAGCTCCCGTGGCGCTGATCGTCGGCGGCACGCAGGCGGCGACCGATGCCGCCGCTGCGGCGGGCGCGCAGGTCATTCTCACGGCGACCGGCGACGCGTCCTCGCTCACCGTGCCCGTCGTCGACGCGCTGCAGGCGGCGTTCCGCCAGGTGCAGCCGGATGCCGTGCTCGTGTCGAACTCGATCGCCGGGCGCGACGTGGCCGGCCGCCTCGCGGTGCGCGAGAGGCTCGCGCTGTCGGTCGACGCGATCGGCGTCTCGCGTGACGAGGAGGGTGTCACCGCGCAGCACTCGGTCTACGGCGGCTCGTACCTCACCGACTCGGCGCCCACCTTCGGAGCCCCCGTGATCACCGTCCGCCAGGGCGCAGTCGACGCACGTGCCGAGGCGGTCGCCTCGCCTGCGGTCGAGGAGCTCTCGGTCACGGCATCCGGTGCTGCGGTCGCCACGGTCGGCGAGGTCGCCGAAGAGGAGAAGACCTCCTCGCGTCCTGAGTTGCGCGGAGCCACCCGGGTCGTCTCGGGCGGGCGCGGTCTCGGCTCGAAGGAGAAGTTCGTGCTCGTCGAGCAGCTCGCCGACGCCCTCGGCGCAGCTGTCGGCGCGTCGCGGGCCGCGGTCGACGCCGGATACATCCCGTATGCGCATCAGGTCGGCCAGACCGGCGTCTCGGTGTCGCCGCAGCTGTACATCGCACTCGGCATCTCGGGCGCGATCCAGCATCGCGCCGGCATGCAGACGGCGAAGACCATCGTCGCGATCAACAAGGACGGCGAGGCCCCGATCTTCGACGTCGCCGACTTCGGCATCGTCGGCGACGTGTTCACGGTCGTGCCGCAGCTGATCGAGGCGCTCGAAGCCCGGAAGAAGTGA
- a CDS encoding electron transfer flavoprotein subunit beta/FixA family protein, with translation MKIYVLVKEVPDTYGDRKLDLETGLADRAAGEVVLDEITERALEVALSYADKNPGTEVVSLSMSPESATASVRRSLAIGAAAAVHVVDEELRGADLTLTAEVLSAAIRRGEPDLVITGNLSTDGSGGVIPAMLAEHLGYAQATALSAVEIGDGQLTGTRTGDAGTQEVTVPLPAVISITEALPDARFPNFKGIMAAKKKPLEVLSLADLGVSADPAAAPRTIMTTVSEKPPRAAGVKITDEGDAAAQLVEFLAQNRLV, from the coding sequence ATGAAGATCTACGTCCTGGTGAAGGAAGTCCCCGACACCTACGGTGACCGAAAGCTCGACCTCGAGACAGGTCTGGCGGATCGGGCGGCGGGTGAGGTGGTGCTCGATGAGATCACCGAGCGCGCACTCGAGGTCGCCCTGTCCTACGCCGACAAGAACCCCGGCACCGAGGTCGTGAGCCTGTCGATGTCGCCCGAGTCGGCGACGGCATCCGTGCGCCGCTCGCTCGCGATCGGTGCGGCAGCCGCCGTCCACGTCGTCGACGAGGAGCTGCGCGGAGCCGACCTCACCCTCACCGCGGAGGTGCTCTCCGCCGCGATCCGCCGCGGAGAGCCCGACCTGGTCATCACGGGCAACCTGTCGACCGACGGCTCGGGCGGTGTCATCCCCGCGATGCTCGCCGAGCACCTCGGCTACGCGCAGGCGACCGCGCTGAGCGCCGTCGAGATCGGCGACGGGCAGCTCACCGGCACCCGCACCGGCGACGCCGGCACGCAGGAGGTCACGGTGCCGCTTCCGGCCGTCATCTCGATCACCGAGGCGCTTCCGGATGCCCGCTTCCCGAACTTCAAGGGCATCATGGCCGCGAAGAAGAAGCCCCTCGAGGTGCTCTCGCTGGCCGACCTCGGCGTCTCGGCCGACCCCGCCGCAGCTCCCCGCACGATCATGACGACCGTGTCCGAGAAGCCCCCGCGCGCCGCGGGAGTCAAGATCACCGACGAGGGAGACGCCGCGGCGCAGCTCGTCGAGTTCCTCGCGCAGAACAGGCTGGTGTGA
- a CDS encoding MarR family winged helix-turn-helix transcriptional regulator has product MARPRPLPIDPLAEAKRQWLAHGWTDAAEGMAVVTSVMRAQQLLLARVDAALKPFQVTFARYEVLRLLAFSRTGTLPLSSVVARLQVHATSLTSTAERLVRDGLVRRDPHPHDGRAALLTLTDSGRDLVERATAALNTEVFSSPGLDAGDAASLVGIVARLRKNAGDFTDPRPLPDPL; this is encoded by the coding sequence ATGGCCCGTCCCCGTCCCCTGCCCATCGATCCCCTCGCCGAGGCCAAGAGACAATGGCTCGCGCACGGCTGGACCGACGCCGCCGAGGGCATGGCCGTCGTCACGTCGGTGATGCGCGCCCAGCAGCTGCTGCTCGCGCGGGTGGATGCCGCGCTGAAGCCCTTCCAGGTGACCTTCGCCCGCTACGAGGTGCTGCGTCTTCTCGCGTTCAGCCGCACCGGCACCCTGCCGCTCTCCAGCGTCGTCGCCCGCCTGCAGGTGCACGCGACCAGCCTCACGAGCACGGCGGAGCGCCTGGTGCGCGACGGCCTGGTGCGGCGCGACCCCCATCCGCACGACGGCCGCGCCGCGCTCCTCACCCTGACCGACTCCGGCCGTGACCTCGTCGAGCGCGCCACGGCCGCGCTGAACACCGAGGTGTTCTCGTCCCCAGGGCTGGATGCCGGCGATGCGGCATCCCTCGTCGGCATCGTCGCCCGGCTGCGCAAGAACGCCGGCGACTTCACCGACCCCCGGCCCCTGCCCGACCCGCTCTGA
- a CDS encoding SRPBCC family protein, with product MPSFTLERIVPAPPTEVFDLSLDVGLHLVSQSAHGERVAAGRTSGRLEEGEQITWSARHFGLRFRMTSLVFDVERPRRFRDRQVRGPFGSFLHTHEFEPIDAGTLMRDTIEFRSPFGPLGRLVDAAVMRRHLIHVITERNDGISAHFA from the coding sequence ATGCCCTCGTTCACGCTCGAGCGCATCGTCCCCGCACCGCCGACGGAGGTCTTCGATCTCTCGCTCGACGTCGGCCTGCATCTCGTGTCACAGAGCGCGCACGGCGAGCGGGTGGCAGCGGGCCGCACCTCCGGGCGTCTCGAGGAGGGCGAGCAGATCACCTGGAGCGCCAGGCACTTCGGGCTGAGGTTCCGGATGACCTCTCTCGTGTTCGACGTCGAGCGTCCTCGACGCTTCCGGGACCGGCAGGTACGAGGGCCGTTCGGATCGTTCCTGCACACGCATGAGTTCGAGCCCATCGATGCGGGCACGCTGATGCGCGACACGATCGAGTTCCGCTCCCCGTTCGGCCCGCTGGGGCGACTGGTCGACGCCGCCGTTATGCGCCGTCATCTCATCCACGTGATCACCGAGCGCAACGACGGCATCAGCGCGCATTTCGCCTGA
- a CDS encoding YdeI/OmpD-associated family protein, protein MSELRLRTVLEPMGPAGAIVLDDEQVAALSSAKAFPVVVAIGERSARLRLARMGGKNLIGFSKAVRAEMGVELGDEFDAVITPDAEERTVDVPEVLAAALEADPVARAAFEALAYSRRKEIARSIAEAKQDATRQRRLEKALADLRTAL, encoded by the coding sequence ATGAGCGAACTCCGACTGCGCACCGTCCTCGAACCGATGGGTCCTGCCGGTGCGATCGTGCTCGACGACGAGCAGGTCGCCGCGCTGAGCAGCGCCAAGGCGTTCCCGGTCGTCGTCGCCATCGGCGAGCGCTCGGCGCGCCTGCGCCTCGCACGCATGGGCGGCAAGAACCTCATCGGGTTCAGCAAGGCGGTGCGCGCCGAGATGGGAGTGGAGCTCGGCGACGAGTTCGACGCGGTCATCACTCCGGATGCCGAGGAGCGAACCGTCGACGTGCCCGAGGTGCTGGCCGCCGCGCTCGAGGCGGACCCCGTCGCGCGCGCCGCCTTCGAGGCGCTCGCGTACTCGCGCCGCAAGGAGATCGCGCGCTCGATCGCCGAGGCGAAGCAGGATGCCACGCGTCAGCGCCGCCTCGAGAAGGCACTCGCCGACCTGCGCACCGCCCTCTGA
- a CDS encoding putative immunity protein: protein MKALPDDSDLTLSEDDRRELVQWTVACAERMLPLFLSERPHDTRPRDALDAAQAFLRGELSIDEVRERAFACHAAARESRDANAIAAARVCGQAAAVAHMAGHARQVPRYTAKAFPGDRSRRDEELAWQRMRVPERFDRYVYDGD from the coding sequence ATGAAAGCACTGCCCGACGACTCCGACCTGACCCTCTCTGAGGACGACCGCCGCGAGCTCGTGCAGTGGACGGTCGCGTGCGCTGAGCGGATGCTGCCGCTCTTCCTCTCCGAGCGTCCGCACGACACCCGCCCGCGAGACGCGCTGGACGCCGCCCAGGCGTTCCTGCGCGGCGAGCTCAGCATCGACGAGGTGCGCGAGCGGGCGTTCGCCTGCCATGCTGCGGCTCGCGAGTCGCGCGACGCGAACGCCATCGCCGCCGCGCGCGTGTGCGGACAGGCCGCAGCCGTGGCGCACATGGCGGGGCATGCCAGGCAGGTGCCGAGGTACACCGCCAAGGCGTTCCCGGGCGACCGGTCGCGCCGCGACGAGGAGCTCGCCTGGCAGCGGATGCGCGTGCCCGAGCGCTTCGACCGCTACGTGTACGACGGCGACTGA
- a CDS encoding enoyl-CoA hydratase-related protein: protein MSEYETILVEQRGRVGWITLNRPEALNALNGQVSEEVAAAASAFDADDSVGAIVVTGSERAFAAGADIKEMESKTGAEMLDTDHFGAWTRFAAVHTPVIAAVSGYALGGGCELAMMCDIILAADTATFGQPEINLGVVPGMGGTQRLIRAVGYYKAAELILSGRLIKADEAERIGLVSRVVPAADLLDEATRLAETIAEKSLPSLYAAKATLDAAMETTLEVGLAIEKQQFAALFDTADQKEGMAAFREKRPPHFQHR, encoded by the coding sequence ATGTCCGAGTACGAGACGATCCTTGTCGAACAGCGAGGACGGGTGGGCTGGATCACCCTCAACCGGCCGGAGGCGCTGAACGCCCTGAACGGCCAGGTCTCCGAGGAGGTCGCGGCAGCGGCATCCGCCTTCGACGCGGACGACAGCGTCGGCGCCATCGTGGTGACCGGGTCAGAGCGCGCATTCGCCGCCGGAGCAGACATCAAGGAGATGGAGTCGAAGACCGGCGCCGAGATGCTCGACACCGACCACTTCGGCGCCTGGACCCGCTTCGCGGCCGTGCACACCCCCGTGATCGCCGCGGTCTCGGGCTACGCGCTCGGCGGCGGCTGCGAGCTCGCGATGATGTGCGACATCATCCTCGCCGCCGACACCGCCACCTTCGGCCAGCCCGAGATCAACCTCGGCGTCGTGCCGGGCATGGGCGGCACGCAGCGGCTCATCCGCGCCGTCGGCTATTACAAGGCCGCCGAGCTCATCCTGTCGGGACGACTGATCAAGGCCGACGAGGCCGAGCGCATCGGCCTGGTCTCGCGCGTCGTGCCTGCCGCCGACCTGCTCGATGAGGCGACCAGGCTTGCCGAGACCATCGCCGAGAAGTCGCTGCCGTCGCTGTACGCGGCGAAGGCCACGCTGGATGCCGCGATGGAGACGACGCTCGAGGTGGGGCTCGCCATCGAGAAGCAGCAGTTCGCGGCGCTGTTCGACACGGCTGACCAGAAGGAGGGGATGGCCGCATTCCGCGAGAAGCGCCCCCCTCATTTCCAGCACCGATGA
- the mmsB gene encoding 3-hydroxyisobutyrate dehydrogenase — protein sequence MTRIAFLGLGHMGLPMAVNLVKAGHDVHGFDLVPAAIEAAKGAGIPVAASGADAVAEAEVVITMFPAGSHVIAAYQDELLAAAAPGTLFIESSTIAVDEARTAHELAIAAGHRNVDAPVSGGVVGAENGTLAFMVGGSDDDFAAALPLLEAMGKRIVHCGGPGLGQAAKVCNNMVLAVSQIAVAEAFVLGERLGLEHQALFDVVSQASGQCWSITTNCPVPGPVPTSPANRDYQPGFAGALMAKDLGLALQAIEQTGTDARMGRLAQQLYAAFAEGEGASRDFSGIITDIREGIV from the coding sequence ATGACCCGCATCGCCTTCCTCGGGCTCGGCCACATGGGCCTTCCCATGGCAGTCAACCTCGTGAAGGCGGGCCATGATGTGCACGGCTTCGACCTCGTGCCCGCCGCGATCGAGGCGGCGAAGGGCGCGGGCATCCCGGTGGCCGCGAGCGGCGCCGATGCCGTAGCCGAGGCCGAGGTCGTCATCACGATGTTCCCCGCCGGCAGCCACGTCATCGCCGCCTATCAGGACGAGCTGCTCGCCGCCGCCGCACCAGGCACGCTGTTCATCGAGTCGTCGACGATCGCGGTCGACGAGGCGCGCACCGCGCACGAATTGGCGATCGCCGCGGGGCACCGCAACGTCGACGCGCCGGTCTCGGGTGGCGTCGTCGGCGCTGAGAACGGCACGCTCGCGTTCATGGTCGGCGGCTCGGACGACGACTTCGCCGCGGCGCTGCCGCTGCTCGAGGCGATGGGCAAGCGCATCGTGCACTGCGGAGGCCCCGGCCTCGGCCAGGCGGCGAAGGTGTGCAACAACATGGTGCTCGCGGTGTCGCAGATCGCCGTCGCCGAGGCGTTCGTGCTCGGCGAGCGGCTCGGTCTCGAGCACCAGGCGCTCTTCGACGTCGTGTCGCAGGCATCCGGTCAGTGCTGGTCGATCACGACCAACTGCCCGGTGCCAGGACCCGTGCCGACGAGCCCCGCCAACCGCGACTACCAGCCTGGTTTCGCCGGGGCCCTGATGGCGAAAGACCTCGGACTCGCCCTGCAGGCGATCGAGCAGACGGGAACGGATGCCAGGATGGGCCGCCTCGCACAGCAGCTGTACGCCGCGTTCGCCGAGGGCGAGGGCGCGTCGCGCGACTTCTCGGGCATCATCACAGACATCCGCGAGGGCATCGTCTGA
- a CDS encoding acyl-CoA dehydrogenase family protein produces MTMINTSTVTAEEREAILGAVREFAETELAPYAAERDEKHIFPRESLHRAGELGLGGIYVGEEFGGTGLARVDTVAIFEELAKGDPAVAAYISIHNMVAWMIDTYGDDAQRGRWLPALTAMEQFGGYCLTEPGAGSDAANIATSATRDGDDYLLTGVKQFISGAGEAGVYVVMARTGDAGSGAKGISAFLVPGDAEGLSFGAPEKKMGWHAQPTRQVIFDGVRVPASAMLGDEGRGFAIAMSALNGGRLNIAACSLGGAQWAIEKAVQYVHERVAFGEPLAEKQSILFAIADMRTELQAARLMVRDGAQAVDEKAPDATMRCAMAKRFATDAGFEVANRALQLHGGYGYLQDYGVERVVRDLRVHQILEGTNEIMRLIVGREMLRPAGSVSMRSAS; encoded by the coding sequence ATGACCATGATCAACACCAGCACCGTCACCGCCGAGGAGCGCGAGGCGATCCTCGGCGCCGTGCGCGAGTTCGCCGAGACAGAGCTCGCCCCGTACGCCGCCGAGCGCGACGAGAAGCACATCTTCCCTCGCGAGTCGCTGCACCGGGCGGGTGAGCTTGGCCTGGGCGGCATCTACGTCGGCGAGGAGTTCGGGGGCACGGGCCTGGCCCGCGTCGACACCGTCGCCATCTTCGAGGAACTCGCCAAGGGAGACCCCGCGGTGGCTGCGTACATCTCGATCCACAACATGGTGGCCTGGATGATCGACACGTACGGCGACGACGCCCAGCGCGGTCGGTGGCTGCCCGCGCTCACCGCCATGGAGCAGTTCGGGGGATACTGCCTCACCGAGCCGGGGGCCGGGTCTGACGCCGCGAACATCGCGACCAGCGCCACCCGCGACGGCGACGACTACCTGCTCACCGGCGTGAAGCAGTTCATCTCGGGCGCCGGCGAGGCCGGCGTGTACGTCGTCATGGCGCGCACGGGAGACGCCGGATCGGGCGCGAAGGGCATCAGCGCCTTCCTCGTGCCCGGCGACGCCGAGGGGCTCAGCTTCGGAGCACCCGAGAAGAAGATGGGCTGGCACGCGCAGCCCACCCGACAGGTCATCTTCGACGGAGTGCGCGTTCCGGCGTCCGCCATGCTCGGCGACGAGGGCCGGGGCTTCGCGATCGCGATGTCGGCGCTCAACGGCGGGCGGCTGAACATCGCCGCCTGCTCGCTGGGCGGTGCGCAGTGGGCCATCGAGAAGGCCGTGCAGTACGTGCACGAGCGGGTCGCCTTCGGCGAGCCGCTGGCCGAGAAGCAGTCGATCCTGTTCGCGATAGCCGACATGCGCACCGAGCTGCAGGCCGCGCGACTGATGGTGCGAGACGGCGCGCAGGCCGTCGACGAGAAGGCTCCGGATGCCACGATGCGCTGCGCCATGGCCAAGCGCTTCGCCACAGACGCCGGCTTCGAGGTCGCCAACAGGGCGCTTCAGCTGCACGGCGGCTACGGGTACCTTCAGGACTACGGGGTCGAGAGGGTCGTGCGCGACCTGCGCGTGCATCAGATCCTGGAAGGGACGAACGAGATCATGCGACTCATCGTCGGGCGCGAGATGCTGCGTCCAGCCGGATCGGTGTCGATGCGGAGCGCATCATGA